A stretch of DNA from Streptomyces sp. NBC_01197:
GGATCGTGGTCGCCTTGCTGAGTGCGCTGCTCCTGGTGGCGCCGGTGGGGGCCGAGGCATGGGCGCAGTTCGCCCGGCAGAGCAGTTCGTCCACCAGTTCCGACCTGGTCGACCAGCACCCGGTCAAGGCAGTCGATGTGGACTCGGGCAGCTCCGAGGTGTCCATCAGCGCCGGGACGGGCCGAGAGGTCCGTGTCCACCAGGAGTTGAGCTGGTCGCTGCGCAGACCCACCGTCGACCGGAGCTGGGACGGGGACACGCTGCGGCTGCGCACCCGGTGCGACGGCACCCTGGCGATGACCAGCCTGGGCTGCTCCGTGCGGCTTGATCTGTCGGTGCCGGCCGGTGTGGCGGTGCGGGTGGTGTCCGGCTCGGGCCAGGTCCGGGTGAGCGGGCTCACCGGGTCCATGGATCTGCGTTCGGGCTCCGGGGAGTTGCAGCTGTACGGAGTCGCGGGGCAGATACGGGTCCGTACCGGATCGGGGGCGGTCGACGGCATCGCGCTCACGTCGAAGGCCGTCGACGCCCAGACCGGGTCAGGCCGGGCGAAGTTCGAGTTCGCCGCTCCGCCCGAGAAGCTGACCGGTTCGGTGGGGGCCGGGGAGTTCGAGGCGACCCTGCCCCTCGGCTCCCGCTACCAGGTGCGGGGTGGCACGCACTCGGGCACCTGGTCGGTCGAGAAGGGCGTCGCCGATCCTGCTGCGGAACGCCGTATCGATGTCTCGTCCCGCTCCGGGACGGTCCATATCGGATACCCCGGGTGGTGACCGATGCCAAACGGTGCCGGCCTGAACGCCGCGTCGGCCCAAATACGGTGCCGGCCTGAACGCCGCGTCGGCCCAAATACGGTGCCGGCCTGAACGCCGCGTCGGCCCAAATACGGTGCCGGCCTGAACGCCGCGTCGGCCTGCACGCCCGGCCGGCCCTGTGTCCGGAGACCGGCCGGCCCCGCAGTTGAGTTGCTACCGGATCACGATCTCCCGTTTGAGGATCTTGCCGGTCGCGCCCTTGGGCAGGCTGTCTGTGAGCGTGACGATGCGGGGGTATTTGTACGGGCCAGTCCCGGTCAAGCGCATCCTCCAGGGCTCCCGCGTCCGCGAAGTGTCCGCCGAAGGCGCCGTGGCCCACCCCGAAATGCTGGAGTGGTTCGCGGAGTTCGCTTCCCGGCTCTGAGCCTGTACGGGAACCCGATCCCGTACAGGGATCGGTCGGCGGGATTCCGTCAGCGGGCCCGGAGGCCGCCCAGCAGCAGATTCTGTACGGCGGCGAAGTCGCCGTCGATGTCGGGGCGGCTCCATTCCGCCGCGTACACCGGGTCATGGAAGCGGCCCGTCGCGTCGAAGACCGCGCGGGCCGTCACCGTGAAGTCCCCCTCGACCGGGGCGAACTCGCCCTGGGCGCAGCCGTCCTCGATGATCCGGGCGAGCTGTACGACGAGCGCGTCGATATGACGCTCCACCACTCCGCTGTTCTCCCCGGTCAGCACCCCGAAGGTGGCGAACAGTTCGGGATCGCCGCCCGCCTTGAGGCGCTTCGCCGCGAAGAGGGCCGACTGCCAGTTCGTCAGCCGCGCGGTCGCGGAGCCCTGCCGGTCGTCGGCGAACCGGGCCAGCTCGGCCTCCGACCTGTGCAGCCAGCGCTCGGTGACGGCCTCGCGCAGCGCCGCCTTGGTACGGAAGTGGCGGTAGACGCTGCCGTGACTGACCCCGAGCACCCGTGCCACGTCGACCACCGTGGCCTTGGCCGGGCCGTAGCGGCGCAGCACGTCCTCGGTCGCCTCAAGAATGCGCTCGGGTGTCAGGGCTTCGGGCGTCATCGCGTCTGCGCTGCCTTTCGGTGCAGCGCTGCCTGTCGGAGGGTGCGCTGCCTTGCGGGGGAGTGGGGGTACCGGGGGAGCGGAGCGCTACCGACGGTACCGGGGACTCAGCGCTCGCTGTCCAGGTGGGCCATCTGGGCGGTCGGGTAGCGGTCGCCCGCCGCGGATCCGGCCGGGACGGCTTCCTCGATGGCGGCGATGTCCGCGGCGTCGAGCGTGACATCGAGGGAGCCGAGGGCCTCGGCCAGCCGGTCGCGGGTCCGGGCGCCGATCAGCGGGACGATGTCCTCGCCGCGTGCCGAGACCCAGGCGATGGCGGTCTGCGCGACGGAAGCGCCCTTCTGGTCGGCGACCTTCCGCAGCGCCTCGACCAGATCGAGGTTGTGCTGCAGGTTCTCGCCCTGGAAGCGGGGGCTCATGCCCCGGAAGTCGCCGGGGGCCAGCTCGCGGTCACGGGTGAAGTGGCCGCTGATCAGACCGCGGGAGAGCACTCCGTACGCGGTGATGCCGATGCCCAGCTCACGGGTGGTGGGCAGGATCTCCGCCTCGATGCCCCGGGAGATCAGCGAGTACTCGATCTGGAGGTCCGTGATCGGTGCGGTGGCGGCGGCCCTGCGGATGGTGGCGGCGCCCACCTCGGAGAGACCCACGTACCGCACATGGCCCGCTTCGATCAGTTCGGCGATGGCGCCGACGGTCTCCTCGATCGGTACGTCCGGGTCGACGCGGGCGATCCGGTAGATGTCGATGTGGTCGGTGCCGAGCCGCTGGAGTGAGTACGCGGCGAAGTTCTTGACGGCGTTCGGGCGGCCGTCGTAGCCGGTGAAGCCCCCTTCGACGGTCCGCAGAGCGCCGAACTTGACGCTGGTGAGGGCCTGTTCGCGACGGGCAGCGGGGGCGGTGCGCAGGGCTTCGCCGATCAGCAGCTCGTTGTGGCCCATGCCGTAGAAGTCACCGGTGTCGAGCAGCGTGACCCCGGCGTCGAGGGCGGCATGGATGGTCGCGATCGACTCGGTGCGGTCCGCCGCGCCGTACAGCGCGGACATTCCCATGCAGCCGAGGCCGAGGGCGGAGGTCAGCGGTCCCGCTGTGCCCAGGGTGCGGGCGGGGACTGGGGTGGTGGCCATGAGGGGCTCCTTCGCCGGAACAGAAGCTGACAGAAGTCGGTTCACAGCGACTATGGCATGACGGATGACAGATTTCAACATCTGTCATCCGTCATGCCATAGCCTCATGCTTTGGCCTGAGGAGGCGTGGCGACAGCCGGCGCGCTAGGCGGGTGAGCCCGAGCTGAACCGGCGTACGAGCGGGGACAGCACGAGCACCGACTTGGTGCGTTCGACGAACGGTTCGCCCGCGATGCGCTCAAGCACCCGCTCGAAGTGGCGTACGTCCTCGGCGTAGATCTGGATGACCGCGTCCGCGTCGCCGGTGACCGTCGAGGCGGACGCCACCTCCGGGTACCGCGCCATACCGCGCCGGATGTCCTCCGGGGAGGTGTTGTGCCGGCAGTGGATCTCGACGAACGCCTCCGTCTCCCAGCCCAGCGCCGCGGGATCCACCCGTACGGTGAAGCCGGTGATGGCGCCGGACGCGAGCAGCCGGTCGACTCTGCGTTTGACGGCGGGCGCGGACAGGCCGACCCGGGTGCCGATGTCGGCGTATGAGCGGCGGGCATCCTCCGCGAGGGCGTGGACGATGCGTTCGTCGAGATCGTTCAGTCGCAAGGCGGGTGGATCACACTTCTTCTCGGGCGGTCACGTCTTCTCGGGCGGTCACTTCTTCGCGGGCGAGCTGGGAGCGGCGCATCCCGTAGCCGAAGTACAGCACGAGCCCGGCGGCCATCCAGATACCGAACCACACCCATGTCTTGGCGCCGAGGCTGGTCATCATCCACAGACACAGCGCGAAACCGATGGCAGGGGTCACCGGCGAGAACGCCACCCGGAAGTTCCGCGGCATATCGGGCTGGGTCCGGCGGAGCACGATGACAGCCACGTTGACCAGCGCGAACGCGAAGAGCGTGCCGATGCTGGTGGCGTTGGCCAGCTCGCCCAGCGGGACGACCGCCGCGAGGACTCCGCAGAACAGGGAGACGATCACCGTGTTGGCGACGGGGGCGCCGGTCCGCGGGCCGACCTTGGCGAAGACCTTGGGCACCAGGCCGTCGCGGGCCATGGAGAACAGGATGCGGGTCTGCCCGTAGAGCACGGTCAGCACCACACTGGCGATGGCGATGACCGCCCCGGCGGCGAGCAGCACGGCCCAGAAGCTCTGGCCGGTGACGTCCCGCATGATCTGGGCGAGGGCGGCGTCCGCGTTATGGAAGTTCTGCCACGGCATGGCGCCGACGGCGATCAGCGCCACCAGGCAGTAGAGAACCGTGACGATCAGCAGCGAGAGCATGATCGCGCGAGGCATGTCCCGCTTGGGGTCGCGGGCCTCTTCGCCGGCGGTGGAGGCGGCGTCGAAGCCGATGTACGAGAAGAAGAGGCTGGCGCCGGCCGCGCTGACGCCGGTCATGCCGAGCGGCATGAAGGGCTTGTAGTTGCCCGCCTTGATGCCCGATGCGGCCACCACGCAGAACAGGATCAGGGAGGCGATCTTCACGACCACCATGATCGTGTTGGCGCGGGCGCTCTCCTTGGCACCGCCCAGCAGGAAGGCCATGGCCAGCAGGACGACGAGCAGCGCGGGGATGTTGATGATGCCGCCCTCCCCGGGCGGTGCGGACAGGGCGGTGGGGATCGTCACCCCGATCGTGCCGTCCAGGAACTCGTTGAG
This window harbors:
- a CDS encoding aldo/keto reductase, producing MATTPVPARTLGTAGPLTSALGLGCMGMSALYGAADRTESIATIHAALDAGVTLLDTGDFYGMGHNELLIGEALRTAPAARREQALTSVKFGALRTVEGGFTGYDGRPNAVKNFAAYSLQRLGTDHIDIYRIARVDPDVPIEETVGAIAELIEAGHVRYVGLSEVGAATIRRAAATAPITDLQIEYSLISRGIEAEILPTTRELGIGITAYGVLSRGLISGHFTRDRELAPGDFRGMSPRFQGENLQHNLDLVEALRKVADQKGASVAQTAIAWVSARGEDIVPLIGARTRDRLAEALGSLDVTLDAADIAAIEEAVPAGSAAGDRYPTAQMAHLDSER
- a CDS encoding TetR/AcrR family transcriptional regulator, which codes for MTPEALTPERILEATEDVLRRYGPAKATVVDVARVLGVSHGSVYRHFRTKAALREAVTERWLHRSEAELARFADDRQGSATARLTNWQSALFAAKRLKAGGDPELFATFGVLTGENSGVVERHIDALVVQLARIIEDGCAQGEFAPVEGDFTVTARAVFDATGRFHDPVYAAEWSRPDIDGDFAAVQNLLLGGLRAR
- a CDS encoding amino acid permease; amino-acid sequence: MTRDRAGPGPVPGAGGGGTGSGLMRRKPVERLIAEGGQGEGGRLRRSLGMWQLTMISIGATLGTGIFVVLGEAVPKAGPAVVISFVIAGLTALFSALSYAELAGTIPVAGSSYSYTYATMGEFVAWICGWCLMLEYGVSVAAVAVGWGQYLNEFLDGTIGVTIPTALSAPPGEGGIINIPALLVVLLAMAFLLGGAKESARANTIMVVVKIASLILFCVVAASGIKAGNYKPFMPLGMTGVSAAGASLFFSYIGFDAASTAGEEARDPKRDMPRAIMLSLLIVTVLYCLVALIAVGAMPWQNFHNADAALAQIMRDVTGQSFWAVLLAAGAVIAIASVVLTVLYGQTRILFSMARDGLVPKVFAKVGPRTGAPVANTVIVSLFCGVLAAVVPLGELANATSIGTLFAFALVNVAVIVLRRTQPDMPRNFRVAFSPVTPAIGFALCLWMMTSLGAKTWVWFGIWMAAGLVLYFGYGMRRSQLAREEVTAREDVTAREEV
- a CDS encoding Lrp/AsnC family transcriptional regulator; this encodes MRLNDLDERIVHALAEDARRSYADIGTRVGLSAPAVKRRVDRLLASGAITGFTVRVDPAALGWETEAFVEIHCRHNTSPEDIRRGMARYPEVASASTVTGDADAVIQIYAEDVRHFERVLERIAGEPFVERTKSVLVLSPLVRRFSSGSPA
- a CDS encoding DUF4097 family beta strand repeat-containing protein; the encoded protein is MTTDPRPRRRRGTWIVVALLSALLLVAPVGAEAWAQFARQSSSSTSSDLVDQHPVKAVDVDSGSSEVSISAGTGREVRVHQELSWSLRRPTVDRSWDGDTLRLRTRCDGTLAMTSLGCSVRLDLSVPAGVAVRVVSGSGQVRVSGLTGSMDLRSGSGELQLYGVAGQIRVRTGSGAVDGIALTSKAVDAQTGSGRAKFEFAAPPEKLTGSVGAGEFEATLPLGSRYQVRGGTHSGTWSVEKGVADPAAERRIDVSSRSGTVHIGYPGW